A part of Astyanax mexicanus isolate ESR-SI-001 chromosome 2, AstMex3_surface, whole genome shotgun sequence genomic DNA contains:
- the LOC125796564 gene encoding uncharacterized protein LOC125796564 — MKYIHRFSQGLQMRQVDMIQDGITKSTRTLSMMSNKLKQMCVKSLRKFRKKKGQKVGGADIIVQIDESKFCHKRKYGKGRYGNTWRRKRTWVFGMLEIRPHLKRPILRLVKKRDKNTLIPIIRKHVKPTTLVVSDDWRAYSSLKEEGYRHVRVNHSQNYIDPISGLHTQNIERAWQTYKKEVWHMRANRSEKSLRKHLCFIEWTYWLGRMHKYGVLGRLFKDIRCA, encoded by the exons ATGAAATACATACATAG gtTCTCACAAGGCTTACAAATGCGACAGGTGGACATGATCCAAGATGGAATAACAAAGAGCACCAGGACCCTCTCTATGATGTCCAACAAACTCAAGCAAATGTGCGTCAAAAGTCTGCGAAAGTTTCGCAAAAAGAAAGGACAGAAAGTGGGGGGAGCTGACATCATTGTTCAGATTGATGAGAGCAAGTTCTGCCACAAGCGAAAG TATGGCAAAGGTCGCTATGGAAACACTTGGAGGAGGAAGAGAACGTGGGTATTTGGAATGCTTGAAATAAGGCCACACCTCAAGCGTCCCATACTCCGCCTGgtcaaaaaaagagacaaaaacacaCTGATCCCGATCATCAGAAAACATGTTAAGCCTACGACTCTTGTAGTAAGCGATGACTGGAGAGCTTACTCAAGCCTAAAAGAGGAAGGATATCGGCATGTAAGGGTTAACCACAGTCAAAACTACATCGACCCGATTTCAGGTCTGCACACACAAAACATCGAGAGGGCATGGCAGACATACAAAAAGGAGGTTTGGCATATGAGAGCCAACAGGTCTGAGAAATCTTTAAGAAAGCATCTCTGCTTCATAGAGTGGACATACTGGTTGGGCAGAATGCACAAATATGGGGTGCTTGGTAGACTTTTTAAAGACATCAGATGTGCATAG
- the LOC111195523 gene encoding uncharacterized protein LOC111195523, protein MAAGLKTRARARLLATDEAEERRQESTVVQGASCYAPQPFKQDVLKWQSKVEHLENQIKDLKEDNAFLRKQLEDQQKKADEASRETGPSGEDSMTESDSGSESTSDSLTTSDFESSLESDSSSDEKKHRKWKHMKRDRDKKKKKKEKAKRKKKDKKKTKEKKKTFSKEKVSSIKEVVRRYRKVLRCIQKGMKMAHAFKKVAVSRNAVKGMAAIAELYLTERPLLSGFKGQYKTLRGLAHLCATKIQGDDALAAKVVTMKREKKLIPFNVDKEY, encoded by the exons ATGGCTGCAGGATTGAAAACGCGCGCCAGAGCTCGTTTACTGGCCACAGATGAGGCAGAGGAAAGGCGTCAGGAGAGCACGGTGGTTCAGG GTGCCTCCTGTTATGCACCACAGCCTTTTAAACAAGATGTTCTGAAATGGCAAAGTAAGGTTGAACATTTAGAAAACCAAATTAAAGACTTAAAGGAGGATAATGCATTTCTGCGTAAACAATTGGAGGACCAACAAAAGAAAG CTGATGAAGCCAGCAGAGAGACAGGACCCTCTGGTGAGGATTCCATGACAGAGTCAGACTCCGGCTCAGAATCTACCTCTGATTCTCTGACTACTTCAGACTTTGAATCAAGCCTGGAATCTGACTCTAGCTCAGATGAAAAAAAGCATAGGAAGTGGAAGCATATGAAAAGGGACAgggataagaagaagaagaaaaaagaaaaggcaaagaggaagaaaaaagacaagaagaagacaaaggagaaaaaaaaaaccttctcaaAAGAAAAGG TGAGCAGCATAAAAGAAGTTGTCCGGAGATACAGAAAGGTTCTTCGCTGCATCCAGAAGGGAATGAAAATGGCTCATGCATTCAAAAAGGTTGCAGTATCGAGGAATGCTGTGAAGGGGATGGCAGCCATTGCAGAGTTGTATCTTACTGAAAGACCACTTCTCAGTGGTTTTAAAGGACAATACAAGACTCTCAGAGGCCTGGCCCACCTTTGTGCCACCAAAATTCAAGGAGATGATGCTCTTGCTGCAAAGGTGGTCAcaatgaaaagagagaaaaaactgaTCCCTTTCAATGTTGATAAAGAATACTGA